A genomic window from Haladaptatus caseinilyticus includes:
- a CDS encoding response regulator transcription factor, with protein sequence MTNHTILVADDERPIADLYTRWLGEEYDVYTAYDGVEAMEYLDDTLDIALLDRDMPRASGDDVLNTIRDRKLDCRVGMITAVEPNFDVLELGYDDYVVKPINSPDQLHGIVSTLIQRATYSTDVQRLLTLSSKRATLETRMEREELESRDEYRELVSKIQSLKTSLSTTLDELDNTDLQGELTESYVPSE encoded by the coding sequence GTGACCAATCATACGATTCTGGTTGCCGACGACGAGCGACCGATAGCTGACCTCTACACCCGATGGCTCGGCGAGGAGTACGACGTCTACACCGCATACGATGGCGTCGAAGCGATGGAGTACCTCGACGACACGCTCGATATCGCACTTCTCGATAGGGATATGCCGCGTGCGAGCGGTGACGACGTTCTCAATACCATCCGTGACCGGAAACTCGACTGCCGGGTCGGCATGATTACGGCCGTCGAACCCAACTTCGACGTCCTCGAACTGGGCTACGACGATTACGTCGTGAAACCGATAAACTCCCCCGACCAGTTGCACGGCATCGTTTCGACGCTGATACAGCGAGCGACGTATTCAACCGACGTTCAGAGGTTGCTCACCCTTTCCTCGAAGCGAGCCACGCTCGAAACACGGATGGAACGCGAGGAACTCGAAAGTCGTGATGAGTATCGAGAACTCGTCTCCAAAATTCAGTCGTTAAAAACGTCTCTCTCGACCACGTTGGACGAATTGGATAATACCGACTTGCAGGGTGAACTGACGGAAAGTTACGTCCCGTCGGAATGA
- a CDS encoding ABC transporter permease encodes MSWVVVARKDFEDAIRSRMLWAVTALFVFVTAGFIFLHKWIDGGYTPQKAMDIINWSSTSVIPLTALVVTYLAIVGERDSGSIKLLLGLPHSRRDVVIGKFVGRSGVVAVATTAAFGASALVLLIEYGSFSVVGFLAQSALALLFALVFVSIALGFSAVTTSRPRAVSGAFGLFFFFQLGWKLPSLAVYYLLEGSMPAEPFPKWYFLTWMLNPVEAYKIGSRYLSMPDQQTIYASLVAGDTPFYLDGWFALVVLAVWPIVPVSLGYLRFRTVDLY; translated from the coding sequence GTGAGTTGGGTCGTCGTTGCACGCAAGGATTTCGAGGATGCGATCCGCTCGAGGATGCTCTGGGCAGTTACAGCACTGTTCGTGTTCGTCACCGCTGGCTTCATTTTCCTCCACAAGTGGATCGATGGGGGGTACACACCCCAGAAGGCGATGGATATCATCAATTGGTCTTCGACGAGCGTCATCCCCCTCACCGCACTCGTCGTCACCTATCTCGCCATCGTCGGCGAACGTGATTCGGGAAGCATCAAACTGCTGCTCGGCCTACCACACAGTCGTCGAGACGTGGTGATTGGGAAATTCGTCGGTCGCTCGGGTGTCGTTGCCGTCGCGACCACCGCCGCATTCGGCGCATCCGCACTCGTATTGCTCATCGAATATGGGTCGTTCTCCGTGGTCGGATTTCTGGCACAGTCGGCGCTGGCACTCCTCTTTGCACTGGTATTCGTGAGTATTGCCCTCGGATTCTCGGCGGTGACCACCAGTCGTCCGCGGGCCGTTTCCGGTGCGTTCGGCCTCTTTTTCTTCTTCCAACTCGGGTGGAAACTGCCCTCGCTGGCCGTTTACTATCTACTGGAAGGGAGTATGCCGGCGGAGCCGTTTCCGAAATGGTACTTTCTCACGTGGATGCTGAACCCTGTCGAAGCGTACAAAATCGGGTCCCGATATCTGTCGATGCCCGACCAGCAAACCATCTATGCGTCCCTCGTCGCAGGTGACACGCCGTTCTATCTCGACGGTTGGTTCGCACTGGTCGTGCTCGCCGTTTGGCCCATCGTTCCAGTCTCGCTGGGTTACCTCCGATTCCGGACGGTGGACCTCTACTGA
- a CDS encoding ABC transporter permease — translation MSFAVVARKDFEDAARSKMLWAITTLFVLATAGGMYAISSLNDDFTAKQTVGFLSSPATLIVPLAALVIAYLSIAGERESGSIKLLLGLPHTRRDVVLGKLIGRAGVVAVATVIAFIAGAIVLIVQYGSFPVTDFLVQGVVTLLFGLVFVGIAVGFSSMTATRSRAMAGAIGLYFLFQLVWNVVPMGAYYLLEGGFPSPMGKLPAWYFLLNLLNPVNAYAIVAQFLTNPSSQNMYQTLVAGDAPFYLDGWFALVILGAWLVVPLAIGYQSFKRADLG, via the coding sequence ATGAGTTTCGCCGTCGTCGCACGCAAGGATTTCGAAGACGCCGCACGGTCGAAAATGCTGTGGGCCATCACGACCCTGTTCGTGTTAGCAACTGCGGGTGGAATGTACGCTATAAGTTCGCTCAACGACGATTTTACCGCGAAACAGACGGTCGGATTCCTCAGTTCCCCCGCGACCCTCATCGTTCCGCTTGCGGCGCTCGTCATCGCATATCTCTCTATCGCGGGTGAGCGAGAATCGGGAAGCATCAAGCTGCTGCTCGGCCTGCCACACACTCGCCGAGACGTGGTTCTCGGTAAACTCATCGGTCGTGCAGGCGTCGTCGCGGTTGCAACCGTTATCGCGTTCATCGCGGGTGCAATCGTCCTCATCGTCCAATACGGTTCGTTCCCGGTAACGGACTTCCTCGTGCAAGGAGTCGTGACGCTCCTCTTCGGACTGGTGTTCGTGGGTATCGCCGTCGGATTCTCGTCCATGACTGCCACCCGTTCGCGGGCGATGGCGGGTGCAATTGGCCTGTACTTCCTCTTTCAACTCGTTTGGAACGTGGTTCCGATGGGTGCCTACTATCTGCTCGAAGGCGGTTTTCCGAGCCCGATGGGGAAACTTCCTGCATGGTACTTCCTGCTCAACCTGCTCAACCCAGTGAATGCTTATGCGATCGTGGCTCAGTTCTTGACGAACCCGAGCAGCCAGAACATGTACCAAACGCTCGTCGCGGGAGATGCACCGTTCTATCTCGACGGCTGGTTTGCACTGGTTATCCTCGGTGCGTGGCTCGTCGTGCCGCTGGCTATCGGCTACCAGTCATTCAAGCGCGCGGACCTCGGCTAA
- a CDS encoding ABC transporter ATP-binding protein — protein sequence MAAIQTNGLTKQFGEVVAVSNLDLTVKKGEIFGFLGPNGSGKSTTINMLMDYIRPTTGSVTVLGYDAQEETQTIHERIGILPDAFDLYGRLSGRKHIQFAIDSKKTGEDADDILERVGLSAEDADRPAGDYSKGMRQRVTLGMALVGDPDLLILDEPSSGLDPHGVREMRDIIRAEADRGTAVFFSSHILDQVEAICDRVAIMNQGELVTVDTIDGLRETSGTNETLELTVSTVPEVDLTTIPGVTDVVVDGNRITVTYSKSSAKAKVINCVEKAGATVTDIATKESSLEDLFTAYTTGSDDQRIESEVRA from the coding sequence ATGGCCGCCATCCAGACGAACGGTCTCACGAAACAGTTCGGCGAGGTGGTTGCGGTTTCCAACCTCGATTTGACCGTTAAAAAAGGCGAGATTTTCGGCTTCCTCGGCCCGAACGGGTCGGGTAAGTCCACCACCATCAACATGTTGATGGACTACATTCGCCCGACCACGGGGTCGGTAACAGTCCTCGGATACGATGCACAGGAAGAGACGCAAACGATTCACGAACGCATCGGCATCCTCCCCGACGCGTTCGACCTCTACGGACGACTGTCGGGCCGAAAGCACATCCAGTTCGCTATCGACTCCAAGAAAACAGGTGAGGACGCGGACGACATCTTGGAACGAGTCGGTCTCTCCGCTGAGGATGCAGACCGTCCCGCGGGCGACTACTCCAAAGGGATGCGTCAGCGAGTCACCCTCGGGATGGCACTCGTGGGCGATCCCGACCTGCTCATCCTCGACGAACCCTCCTCCGGCCTCGACCCGCACGGTGTCCGCGAGATGCGCGACATCATCCGTGCGGAGGCGGATCGAGGAACTGCCGTCTTCTTCTCTAGCCACATCTTAGACCAGGTCGAAGCCATCTGTGACCGCGTCGCCATCATGAACCAGGGCGAACTCGTCACGGTGGATACCATCGATGGGTTGCGAGAGACGAGCGGCACGAACGAGACGTTGGAACTAACTGTTAGCACCGTTCCAGAAGTGGACCTAACGACGATACCGGGCGTCACGGACGTTGTCGTCGACGGTAACCGAATTACGGTAACGTACTCCAAATCGAGCGCGAAAGCGAAAGTCATCAACTGTGTCGAGAAGGCCGGTGCGACCGTCACCGACATCGCAACGAAGGAGTCCTCCCTCGAAGACCTGTTCACTGCTTACACGACCGGTTCAGACGACCAGCGTATCGAATCGGAGGTGCGAGCATGA
- a CDS encoding ABC transporter permease subunit, with translation MSWLSVAKKDFIDSRRSKGLLGLVSLYALLLVLIVYFAGESPRSAMTDVLRLVSVVGIFIIPLSALIVAYLSIAGERESGSIKYLLGLPNTRLDLVLGKFVGRSVVVSVGLLFAFGVAGALGIVLLDTIDFVVFAQFFLLMLFFTLTYIGIAVGLSATCASRSRAMASSVGVFFVFNVLWLIPQISPSGILQYVAEDKLGMSLGPEIYEFVFLVSPPYAFQRAAGLIFTERPIYSPRYIPWEANVPFYLEESFMFVILAMWLVVPLAIGYLSFERADLG, from the coding sequence ATGAGTTGGCTCTCGGTGGCGAAAAAGGACTTCATTGACTCCCGACGGTCCAAGGGTTTGTTGGGACTCGTATCGCTGTACGCCCTTCTGCTGGTGCTTATCGTCTACTTCGCGGGCGAGAGCCCACGAAGTGCGATGACGGACGTACTCCGGCTGGTTTCGGTGGTCGGTATTTTTATCATACCACTCAGCGCGCTCATCGTCGCGTATCTCTCCATCGCCGGTGAACGCGAATCAGGGAGCATCAAATACCTGCTCGGACTGCCGAACACGCGTCTCGATCTCGTCCTTGGAAAGTTCGTCGGTCGCTCCGTCGTCGTGAGCGTCGGTCTCCTGTTTGCGTTCGGCGTCGCTGGCGCACTGGGGATTGTCCTGCTCGACACGATCGATTTCGTCGTGTTCGCACAGTTCTTCCTGCTGATGCTGTTCTTCACGCTGACGTACATCGGTATCGCGGTGGGACTGTCGGCGACCTGTGCCTCGCGCTCCCGTGCGATGGCGAGTTCGGTCGGCGTGTTCTTCGTGTTTAACGTCCTCTGGCTGATTCCACAGATATCTCCGTCCGGCATCCTCCAGTACGTCGCCGAAGACAAACTCGGGATGAGCCTTGGCCCGGAAATCTACGAGTTCGTGTTCCTCGTCAGTCCCCCCTACGCGTTCCAACGCGCCGCTGGACTCATCTTCACTGAGCGACCGATATACTCGCCGCGATACATCCCGTGGGAGGCGAACGTTCCGTTCTACTTGGAGGAGTCGTTCATGTTCGTCATTCTCGCCATGTGGCTCGTCGTGCCGCTGGCTATCGGCTATCTATCGTTCGAACGTGCAGATCTGGGATAA
- a CDS encoding ABC transporter ATP-binding protein, protein MAAIRTKSLTKRFGDVVAVRDVSLTVEEGEIFGFLGPNGAGKSTTINMLLDFMRPSEGTAEVLGHDAQQEPRTIRNRIGILPEGYELYDRLTAREHLEFAIGAKNADERPMDLISRVGLMQEDADRKVGGYSKGMKQRLALASALVGDPDLLILDEPSSGLDPHGIAEMRELIRTEADQGTAVFFSSHILSEVEAVCDRVGIMNDGRLVAENTVEGLRNLSGTSSQLLLAVERVPSELNLTSIGGVSDVSIEDTTLRVSFSDPGKKARVVKRVDAATNITDIESEEASLEELFTSYTRGDESADEASEAPAEVSA, encoded by the coding sequence ATGGCCGCCATCAGAACGAAGTCCCTCACCAAGCGGTTCGGCGATGTCGTCGCAGTTCGGGACGTGAGCTTAACAGTCGAGGAGGGCGAAATCTTCGGCTTTCTCGGTCCCAACGGCGCGGGGAAATCCACGACGATCAACATGTTGTTGGATTTCATGCGCCCGAGCGAAGGAACCGCGGAGGTCCTCGGACACGACGCACAGCAGGAACCGCGAACCATCCGGAATCGAATCGGGATCCTTCCGGAAGGATACGAGCTTTATGACCGCCTCACGGCGCGTGAACACCTCGAATTTGCGATCGGCGCGAAAAACGCGGACGAACGGCCGATGGACCTCATCTCCCGCGTCGGCCTCATGCAGGAGGACGCCGACCGAAAAGTCGGCGGCTATTCGAAGGGAATGAAACAACGGCTCGCGCTGGCGTCCGCGCTGGTCGGCGACCCAGACCTACTCATCTTGGACGAACCCTCCTCCGGCCTCGACCCGCACGGAATCGCGGAGATGCGCGAGCTCATCCGGACCGAAGCCGACCAGGGTACGGCCGTCTTCTTTTCGAGCCATATCCTCTCGGAGGTCGAGGCGGTCTGTGACCGCGTCGGCATCATGAACGACGGTCGATTGGTCGCCGAAAACACCGTCGAAGGGCTCCGCAACCTGTCCGGCACGAGTTCGCAGTTGCTACTGGCGGTCGAACGCGTACCCTCCGAACTGAACCTAACGAGCATCGGCGGCGTGTCCGATGTTTCCATCGAGGATACCACGCTCCGCGTGTCGTTCTCCGACCCCGGCAAGAAAGCGCGAGTGGTCAAGCGCGTGGATGCCGCGACGAACATTACCGATATCGAGTCCGAGGAGGCGTCGCTCGAAGAACTGTTCACCTCCTACACGAGGGGTGACGAATCCGCCGACGAGGCATCCGAAGCGCCCGCGGAGGTGTCGGCATGA
- a CDS encoding GNAT family N-acetyltransferase, whose protein sequence is MTESTIRTAEPTDSTAIQRVARESWHAVYDDIIGAGTVDETIDQWYDMEGLREDATRSEHEFYVSERDDIVGFAHAGPGDGDDIFQLIRLYVVPDAWGSGLGGRLLDRVEERLRARTVERVRLSVFADNDVGVGFYESRGFERVEEREATGFDAGEYVYEKVL, encoded by the coding sequence ATGACTGAATCCACCATTCGAACCGCCGAACCGACCGACTCGACGGCAATCCAACGCGTCGCTCGCGAGTCGTGGCATGCCGTGTACGACGACATCATCGGTGCCGGCACCGTGGACGAAACCATCGATCAGTGGTACGATATGGAGGGTCTCCGTGAGGATGCGACTCGTTCCGAACACGAATTTTACGTCTCGGAACGGGACGACATCGTCGGATTCGCCCACGCTGGTCCCGGTGACGGGGACGATATCTTCCAACTGATTCGACTCTACGTCGTCCCCGACGCGTGGGGTTCGGGGTTGGGCGGTCGTCTCCTCGACCGCGTTGAAGAACGGTTGCGCGCTCGTACTGTCGAGAGGGTTCGACTGAGCGTCTTCGCGGACAACGACGTCGGGGTGGGATTCTACGAGTCACGCGGTTTCGAGCGCGTCGAAGAACGCGAAGCTACGGGATTCGATGCCGGGGAGTACGTGTACGAGAAGGTGCTGTAA
- a CDS encoding ester cyclase → MAEAERRPQANEEIVRRFIEESFDEEKSHLIDELLADDFVAYEPEQPEPIRGRDGYRRTVELYRSAFPDISFTIHDLVSEGDRVAVHWTASGTHDGELMGIEPTGKRVENEGMEFNYLRDGKIVEMRVVWDALGMLRQLDAMPDERSA, encoded by the coding sequence ATGGCCGAAGCAGAGCGTCGCCCACAGGCAAACGAAGAGATCGTCCGTCGGTTCATCGAGGAGAGCTTCGACGAGGAAAAATCCCACCTCATCGACGAACTCCTCGCTGACGACTTCGTCGCATACGAACCGGAACAACCCGAGCCGATTCGCGGTCGCGATGGATACAGACGGACGGTGGAACTCTACCGGTCCGCGTTCCCGGACATCTCGTTCACCATCCACGACTTGGTCTCCGAGGGGGACCGGGTTGCGGTCCACTGGACCGCGAGCGGAACTCACGACGGTGAACTGATGGGAATCGAGCCGACCGGAAAGCGGGTCGAAAACGAGGGAATGGAGTTCAACTACCTTCGTGATGGAAAGATCGTCGAAATGCGCGTCGTCTGGGATGCACTCGGCATGCTCCGACAGCTGGACGCCATGCCCGACGAACGGTCGGCATAG
- a CDS encoding S9 family peptidase, with translation MSTYDFERYLNVRSAHSASFGPDGDKLSFLLNTTGVPQVWQMDEPRTWPTQLTFDDERITFATWSPERDELAFGMDEGGNEREQFFRLDGDGETITALTEMPDAKHRWGGWNSDGSQFAFTSNRREDAVFDVYVQDRDATGDEAEMVYEGDGWLSLAGWSPDDNQLVVVEAQSSFDQDLYTLDIESGELEHVTPHEGNVRYQGVNWGPDGDALYLVTDEGSDTMYLARLDLDRGDIETVAEGGNWNVDGVALDEESGRLVYSRNEDGYTELTVGELTGETTIREFPTPNLPRGVAGGVSFDPNADRFAITVTGSTNNTNVYVVETETGEAERWTAASTAGIPPKTFVSPKLVHFESFDGRKIPAFFSIPDGANAGETPVIVDIHGGPESQRRPSFSPTKQYFLNRGYAYFEPNVRGSSGYGKEYTHLDDVENRMDSVADIEAGVEWLHDQRVVDPDRIVAMGGSYGGFMVLAALTEYPDRWAAGVDIVGIANFVTFLENTGDWRRKLREAEYGSLSDDREFLESISPINNIRNIEAPLLVLHGANDPRVPVGEAEQIVEEAKTQDVPVEKLVFPDEGHGFSKLENRIEAYTKTAEFLEKYV, from the coding sequence ATGAGTACGTATGATTTCGAGCGGTATCTGAACGTTCGGAGTGCACACAGTGCCTCCTTCGGCCCGGACGGTGACAAACTGAGTTTCCTGCTGAATACGACCGGTGTCCCACAAGTGTGGCAGATGGACGAACCACGAACCTGGCCCACGCAACTCACGTTCGACGACGAACGCATCACGTTCGCCACGTGGTCACCGGAACGGGACGAACTCGCGTTCGGCATGGACGAAGGGGGGAACGAGCGTGAACAGTTCTTCCGCCTCGACGGGGACGGCGAAACCATCACCGCACTCACGGAAATGCCCGATGCGAAACATCGTTGGGGCGGCTGGAACTCGGACGGATCGCAGTTCGCGTTCACGTCGAACCGACGCGAGGACGCGGTTTTCGACGTGTACGTCCAAGATCGGGACGCAACTGGAGATGAAGCCGAGATGGTGTACGAGGGCGACGGCTGGCTGTCACTCGCTGGATGGAGCCCCGATGACAATCAACTCGTCGTAGTCGAAGCACAATCCTCGTTCGACCAGGACCTATATACTCTCGATATCGAATCTGGCGAACTCGAACACGTGACGCCCCACGAGGGGAACGTCCGTTATCAAGGCGTCAACTGGGGGCCGGACGGTGACGCACTCTATCTCGTCACGGACGAGGGAAGCGATACGATGTACCTCGCACGACTCGACCTCGACAGGGGCGACATCGAAACCGTAGCGGAGGGCGGTAACTGGAACGTCGATGGCGTCGCGTTGGACGAAGAGTCGGGGAGACTCGTCTACTCGCGCAACGAAGACGGATACACGGAACTCACGGTCGGGGAGTTGACCGGCGAAACGACCATCCGCGAGTTTCCGACGCCGAACCTACCTCGGGGGGTTGCTGGCGGCGTCAGCTTCGACCCTAACGCGGACCGATTCGCCATCACGGTCACCGGGAGCACGAACAACACCAACGTCTACGTCGTCGAAACCGAGACGGGTGAAGCGGAACGCTGGACCGCGGCATCGACCGCCGGAATCCCGCCGAAAACCTTCGTTTCCCCGAAACTCGTCCATTTCGAGAGTTTCGATGGGCGGAAAATTCCGGCGTTCTTCTCGATACCGGACGGGGCGAACGCCGGTGAAACGCCGGTCATCGTGGACATCCACGGCGGGCCCGAATCACAGCGCCGTCCCTCGTTTAGCCCGACCAAACAGTATTTTCTGAACCGTGGCTACGCCTACTTCGAGCCGAACGTCCGCGGATCGTCCGGCTACGGCAAGGAGTACACACATCTAGACGACGTGGAAAACCGGATGGATTCAGTCGCCGACATCGAAGCGGGCGTCGAGTGGTTGCACGACCAGCGTGTCGTGGATCCCGACCGAATCGTCGCCATGGGCGGCTCGTACGGAGGGTTCATGGTTCTCGCAGCGCTGACGGAGTATCCCGATCGATGGGCCGCCGGGGTGGACATCGTCGGTATCGCCAACTTCGTCACGTTCCTCGAAAACACGGGTGATTGGCGGCGAAAGCTCCGCGAAGCCGAATACGGGTCGCTGTCCGACGACCGCGAGTTTTTGGAATCGATCAGTCCGATCAACAACATTCGGAACATCGAAGCTCCACTGCTCGTCCTCCACGGTGCGAACGACCCTCGTGTGCCGGTTGGCGAAGCCGAACAAATCGTGGAGGAAGCGAAAACACAGGACGTCCCCGTCGAAAAACTGGTCTTCCCGGACGAGGGGCACGGTTTTTCGAAACTCGAAAACAGAATCGAGGCATACACCAAAACGGCGGAATTCTTGGAGAAGTACGTCTAA
- a CDS encoding HalOD1 output domain-containing protein, translating into MDVTSRNSNTNSDLIHQFSFAEGETDSIVVTVSEAVSSVTDTPIEEMPPLQETVDCDALQALIDSFRIDDDPGVGQVQFPFYDCTVRVDTTGTVQVYDNQRRFTPDGSGC; encoded by the coding sequence ATGGATGTGACATCTCGGAACTCGAACACTAATTCGGATCTGATACATCAATTCTCGTTTGCCGAGGGGGAGACGGATAGTATCGTCGTTACCGTGAGCGAGGCCGTTTCTAGCGTTACCGATACGCCCATAGAAGAGATGCCACCGCTGCAAGAAACCGTTGACTGCGACGCACTCCAAGCGCTCATCGATTCGTTTCGTATCGACGACGACCCCGGTGTCGGGCAGGTACAGTTCCCGTTTTACGACTGTACGGTGCGCGTCGATACGACGGGAACTGTCCAGGTATACGACAACCAACGTCGATTCACTCCCGATGGTTCCGGGTGTTAG
- a CDS encoding DUF7344 domain-containing protein — protein MNTTRTRERPDQTRSRAFSKQEVYDAVKNLRRRYVLYYLNREERPIELGELAERIAAWENNIDVDQVSPEQRKSVYSALYQTHLPKLENIGIVTYNRESKQVSFTDGAQNFELYLATDSQTTVPWHKLYVALSGVSAALVVLGWAGIIPLSGFQIAVFVLMLFGITAFAHFYDRHSWQRRFQGATPDLALEFGDSRRFQ, from the coding sequence ATGAACACGACACGAACCAGAGAGCGCCCCGACCAGACACGATCACGCGCGTTCTCAAAGCAGGAGGTGTACGATGCGGTAAAAAATCTTCGTCGCAGATACGTTCTGTACTATCTCAATCGGGAAGAGCGACCCATCGAATTGGGGGAACTCGCCGAGCGAATCGCGGCGTGGGAGAACAACATCGACGTCGATCAGGTATCCCCGGAGCAGCGAAAGTCGGTGTACAGCGCGCTGTACCAGACGCATCTCCCGAAGCTGGAGAACATCGGTATCGTCACCTACAATCGCGAGTCGAAACAGGTGTCCTTCACTGATGGGGCACAGAACTTCGAGCTGTACCTTGCGACGGATTCACAGACGACGGTCCCGTGGCACAAACTGTACGTCGCCCTCTCGGGAGTCAGTGCAGCACTCGTCGTCCTCGGATGGGCCGGAATCATCCCGCTTTCCGGCTTTCAGATCGCGGTGTTCGTGCTGATGCTGTTCGGGATTACGGCGTTCGCGCATTTCTACGACCGACACAGTTGGCAGAGACGATTTCAGGGTGCGACACCCGACCTCGCGTTAGAGTTCGGCGATAGTCGTCGGTTCCAATGA
- a CDS encoding glycosyltransferase family 4 protein, with amino-acid sequence MRVAFVAEVTAQHEETGATRRLRRTAELLATRGYEVTIFCAQWWDGEHESFEQTDVTYRAVTTDPPRKTPSRRFALSLPGELRRMRPDVIHATAVPKHVLAAKTASKFARAPLVVDWYEVPPAGAGTASKSLRMAARAPDEVITPSETVKTRIRELGASSDDVRVIPNSIDVDAIHNAQVVDGADIVYSRRLDEDANLESLLLALAELRDRGWHAVVIGDGPTRKQYERQVADLRIEDRVEFTGAQPPEKRVPVFRGANVYVQTARKEAFPTDLLRALACGCAGVMEYHVESSAHELVEREERTFRTTSEQELTDALRSAADLPELTENDAFEKYGHRPVLEQYLDCYRDVRDSFGFF; translated from the coding sequence ATGCGCGTCGCGTTCGTCGCCGAGGTGACGGCTCAACACGAGGAAACGGGGGCAACTCGCCGACTTCGTCGTACTGCAGAACTCCTCGCTACCCGTGGCTACGAGGTGACTATTTTCTGTGCCCAGTGGTGGGACGGTGAGCATGAGTCGTTCGAGCAGACGGACGTGACGTACCGTGCAGTGACGACTGATCCCCCCCGAAAGACACCATCGCGACGCTTCGCGCTCTCGCTCCCCGGCGAACTCCGACGAATGAGGCCAGACGTGATTCACGCCACAGCGGTTCCAAAGCACGTTCTGGCGGCGAAAACGGCGAGCAAGTTCGCACGCGCTCCGCTCGTCGTGGACTGGTACGAGGTACCGCCTGCCGGTGCTGGCACTGCCTCGAAATCGCTCCGAATGGCCGCTCGCGCACCGGACGAGGTCATCACGCCGTCGGAGACGGTCAAAACCCGTATCCGGGAACTCGGTGCGAGTAGCGACGACGTGCGCGTCATTCCGAACAGTATCGACGTGGACGCAATCCACAACGCACAGGTGGTCGATGGCGCGGATATCGTCTACTCCCGGCGTCTCGACGAAGATGCGAACTTGGAGAGTCTCCTGCTCGCGCTGGCCGAACTACGCGACAGAGGATGGCATGCGGTCGTCATCGGGGATGGTCCCACGCGCAAGCAGTACGAACGACAGGTCGCCGACCTCCGCATCGAGGACCGCGTCGAATTCACCGGTGCACAACCCCCCGAAAAGCGAGTTCCCGTGTTCCGTGGGGCGAACGTCTACGTTCAAACGGCCCGAAAGGAAGCGTTCCCGACCGATCTCCTTCGCGCGCTGGCATGCGGTTGTGCTGGTGTCATGGAGTACCACGTCGAATCGAGTGCACACGAACTGGTCGAACGCGAGGAACGAACGTTCCGAACGACCAGCGAGCAGGAACTCACCGACGCGCTTCGGTCGGCCGCCGACCTGCCGGAACTCACGGAGAACGATGCGTTCGAAAAATACGGTCATCGACCCGTGTTGGAGCAGTATCTCGATTGCTACCGGGACGTTCGGGATTCGTTCGGATTTTTCTAA